One Natronomonas gomsonensis genomic window, GTCGGCCGGCTCTGTCCCGGGTGGGACGTGACCCGGCGCGACGACCGTCTCGTCGGGCAACGGCGCGAGGCGTTCGGTGAGCGTCTCGTGGAGCGTTCGGGCGAACTCGGGGGCGGACTCGTCGCCCTTCTGGAGGTCGGGGCGGGGGGCGCCGTCGAGGAAGAGCGAATCTCCCGACAACAGCAGGTCGTCGACGAGCAGCGACACCGCGCCCGTGGTGTGGCCGGGTGTCGAGCGCACCTCGACGGTGTGGTCGCCGAGGTCAATCCGGTCGCCGTCGGCAACCGTCTCGACCTCGTAGGTGACGCCGCGGTCGGCCGCCGTCTCCGAGAGGTATGCCGTTGCCCCCGTCGCCCCGGCGACGTGTCGGAGGCCGCTGACGTGGTCTGCGTGGACGTGCGTATCGAGGACGCCTTCGACCGAAGCGCCCTCGGCTTCCGCATCGGCGGCGTAGCGGTCGGCGAACACCCGCAGCGGGTCGACGACGAACGCCTCCTCGCCGGAGACGACGAGGTAGCCGAGACAACCGCTTGCGGGTCGGTGGTACTGATACACCGTCGCCGCCGTCGCGTCGCCGGCAATTCGCTGTCGGCGGTACACCCGTGCCCAGCCGTGCATGCCGCCGGCGAGATTGACCGCGTCGACGCCGGCGTCAGTCAGCATGTCCGCAACCTCGGCGCTGGCCTCCCCGCGGGGGCAGACGACGACGTAGGACTCCTCGAGGTCGACTAACTCCTCGATTCCGCCGGTCGCTTGGGCGCTGAGGAACTTCATGTACGGGACGTTCACCGATTCGATGCTCGGTCCCTCGATTCGCCACTCGCCGACCTCCTCTCGGTTCCGCACGTCGAGGAGGACGACCCGTCGTCGGGACTCGATGCGGTCGGCGAGGGCCTCCGGAGCGATTTCACTCGCGGTGTCGGACATGCCTCACTCTACGTGTTTCGGGGGCATAAACCGACCCGCTGGCACGCCGAGGAGTTATTTGTGCGTGGGACACCCACACACTGCATGGACAGTTCCGAGTTCATCGACCGGGTCCGGGCGGACAACGAGACGGCGCTGGACCGCCTCGGCTCCGAGAAGGCACTCGTCGCGACGACGCGGGCCGCACTGGACCGCGAGACGGTGCTCGAAACCGCCGCCGAAGCGGAGGCCCGCGCCGCGGCGACGTTCGAGACGTGGGCCGACGACGAAGCGGACGACGAGGCCCGGGCGGCGTTTGCCGAGGCGGGCGACCGCGAGCGCGACCACTCCGAGCGAGTGTCCGCGCTTGGCGAGGTGGGCGCTGTGAACCCGTCCCCCGACGACCTCCACGAGCACCTCCGGGGACTCGACGATACCGTCGCCCGCGTCGGTGCGGGACTGGTCGCTCGACCGCTTGTGGCCTCCCGAAGCCTCCTGCAGGTCATCAACTTCTTCGTCAACGAAGGTGACAACGCCGCCGCCGAGACGTTCCGTGACCTCCGGGCCGAAACCGACGAACAGGTCGAGACCGGCGCGGCGCTGTTGGACGCGGTGTGTGAAAGCGACGACGACCGGAAGCGCGCCGCGGTGGCCGCCGGCGAGGCCATCGACGCCGCTTACGCCGAGTATGCCGACAGTCTCGATTCGCTGGGCATCGACCCCAAGCCCGTCTGTTGAGTCCCACATACTGGTCCGATTATCGGTGGCTGTACTCGCCCGTGGTTTGAAGGCCGCTCTCGTCCGATATCGACCATGTCCCTCCAATCGAATCGCCGAACGTGGGGTCGCTCTACCCGCCCGGTCGCGGCCGAACTCGCCGCCGTCATCGTAGCGCTCGTAGCGTTATCGGTCTGGCAGTACGTCGCGCGGGAGTTCCTCATCCCGGCTGTCGGATTCGCCCCCGGCGGCCCCGGATTTGAGGCCGTCGACAGCCTCCTCGTCGCGGGCGGTATCACCGGGGGACTGCTCCTCGTCGGCGTCGTCGCGGTGGTCGTCGTCTACACGAGGGTCAGGAACGTGGCCGTCGGCATCGCCCTCCCGTCGACCGATAGCGTGCCGACCGTCGTCGCCGCGGTGCTGGCCCCGGTTGCCCTCGTCACCGCGACGAAGCTAGTCGGCACTCTCACAGGGACCACATACAGTGCGCTTCTCTTGCGGAGTTACGGACCCGCGGCGACGGTCGAGCATTTCGTCTCGATGACGATTCTGACGCTGTTCGTCGGCGTTCCGACGCTCGTTCTCGTCTGTCAGGTGCTGGTCCAGGGGAGCGTTCGCCGCGTCGTCGACGGCGACACCGCCGTCGCGCTCACGACGCTGGTCGGTGGGTTCCTCCTCGTCGACGCCTCCGGTGGCCTCGATGTACTCCCGGAGTTCGGGCGAACCGTCGGTGCCGGACTGTTCGTCGCCGCCATCGCCGTGGCGCTGTACGGAACCGAGCGTTTCGAGCGTTCGTGGGTTCGATACCTGTCGGTCCTCCCGGTCGCGATACTCCTCGGAGGGACGGTCGTCGCCGGCATCGCGGCCGTCGAAACGGTTCCCGCAGTGCTGTTCGTCGGCGTGAAACTCGCCGTCATCGGCGTCGCGGCCTCCACCTACGACCGAACGGACTCACTGCTGGTTCCGGCGGTGGTCTACGCGAGTTTCCTCGCGAGCAGCGAAGCGGTCGTCTACGTCTTCGAAATCGGCGTTCAGAGCTAGGGAGTCAGAGCAGTCGGAGTTCTCGAAGCGTCTCGGTCGCCTCGCGGGCGGCGGCAAAGAGGTCGCGTTTCCGACCCACGTCTCGTGTTTCCTCGGCCCGTCGGGTCAGGTTGGTTATCTCGCGGACGAGCGCCGCCTCCGCCTCCCCGAGGTCGCCACCCTCCGATTCGGTTGCCGAGCGCTCGCGGCGGGCCGGCGGGTCGACGCGGGCGGGCCGTCGGTCGCGAGCGGGTGCCGGGCGCGTCTCCTCGGTCGCCTGTGTTTCCGTGGGCTGTCGCGTTTCGGTGGGCCGGTCGTCGTCCGGTTCCTGTTCCGGTGTATCGGCCGTCTCCGTTCGCTCGACGCCGGCGTCCACCTCGCCCTCGGCACTCGCAGTGTCGTCGGCCTCCGTCTCCTCGTCGGTGGCCGCCTGAGCGTCGGCCGACTCGGCCGCCGCGGGCGCCTCGCCGTCGGCGCCCGCCTCGTCGGCGAACTCGCCGTCCTCGGTGACCTCACGCTGGCAGGTCGGACAGAACTCCTTGCCGTCGTAGCGGAACACCGGAGAGTGACACTCCGGGCAGTGGCGGTTCGTCATCGTCGCGCCCTGCAACAGGAGTTCGCTCATCCGCTCTGAGGCCTCCCGCTTCTGTTTGTCGCGCTCGAACTGCTCGCGCAGTTTCTCGCGCTCGGCTTCGCGGTCGAAGTCGCTCATACCCGGACACACGCGACTGCACCGGAAAAGAACTGCGCTAGGACTCGTGGTCGTGGAGCCGCCGCATCCGCTCTGGGAGGTCGACACCCTCCCGTCGGAAGCGCCGAACCCGAAGCCGGAAGACGACCCATCCCAGACAGAGCCACCCGAAGACGACCGCTCCTATCCACGGGAGTTCGGTGAGCAGCGCGACCCACAACACCACCGCCGAGAGGACGCTGCCGACGGCCGTCACCCGGAGCAACGGCAACGGAAGCCGGTACAGCGAGTACTCGTAGCGTTGGGGGAACAGTTTCGGGAGATTCCACAGCGCCAGCCCGCCGACGAAGACGGCAAACAGAATGGCGAGCGACAGCGAAATCGAGAGGACGACCGGCGACGGGGTGACCGGGACCAGGAGAATCGGCGGCACGCCGAGCAGCAGCACCGACCGGTGTGGGGTGTCGAATCGGTCGCCGAGCGTCGCGAATGCCTCGGGAATCACGTCGTCGCGGGCCGCACGCATGATGGTTCGGGAGTAACTGGCGAAGGTGGTGTTGACGGAGGTGAGCGACCCCAACAGCGCGGCGGCGACGACCAAGCCGACGAGTGGCGCCGGGAGGAACCGACCGGCGACGGCGGCGACAGCGGCGTCGAGTTGGTCGACCCCGCGCCAGCCGGCGACGCCGACGAAGACGGCCAACAGCGCGACCATGAGCGTCAGTCCGATGGCCGCCGAGAGCACGAGAACCCGCGGGATGTTCTCCGCCGGGTTCTCGATTTCCTCGCCGATTTCGATGACCATGCTGAACCCCCGTAACGGGAAGTGCAGCGAGACGACGGCGACGACGAACGGGCCGAATCCGTTCGGAAACGGCGGCGTGAAGTTGCCAGCGTCGACGTAGAACGCGCCGGGGACCACGAACGCGAGGATGCCGGCGACGAGGACGGCGACCATCGCCATCTGGAGCCACGCGACAACCCGGATGCCGACGACGTTGATGACGAGAAAGACAAGCAGGATGGCGTACATCAGCCCCTCCTGTGGAATCTGGAAGAAGTAGCCGACGTACTCGGCGAAGCCGTTGGCGGTGAACAACAGCCCCGCCCACACGCCGGGGACGACCATCCACGGCGTCGCAAATCCCCAAAACGGTGTGACGAGCCGTGAGCCGTACACGTACGTGCCGCCGGCGACCGGAATCGCACCGCCCAACTGGAGAATCGTCAGCAGGCTAAAAACGAGTGGAATGCCGGCCAGAAGCATCGCGAAGACGACGCTGGGACCGGTATCGGCTGCCAGCGGCGCCGCGAGGACGAAGATGGCGATGCCGATGACGTTGCCAACCACGAGCCCCGTCGCGCCGAGGAGCCCGACTCGCTGGTCGATGACTCCGTGCTCGGTAGACATTGACAGCCGAGAACATCGCGGCGATGGGGTAACCGTACCGCCTCCATACGCCGGTCGTTTATGCTAGCGCATCACTCCTCGTAGAAATCACGGGCCGAGAGGGATTTGAACCCCCGGCCATCTGGTTAAAAGCCAGATGCTCTGCCGGACTGAGCTATCGGCCCTCACGACCGACTTGCCGCGGTTCGCGGTAAATCCTTTCGATTATAGATACTCCTCGAGGGCCTCGGCGACGATGTCGCCGGGGTCGACCTCTTCGAGAGCGGCGTGGCGGCGGAGTTCCCGGTAGGTGTCCGGCGGGATGGACACCGACAACACTCCGAGGTCGATGCCCTCGGCGGCCAGGGCGTCCTCGACCGTGGCACCCCCGTTGACGCGGGAGGCGATGGCGCGGACCTCCCGGACGGTGAGGTCGTGGTCGAGCGCCGCCCACGCCAACAGGAACCGCGACTCCCCGGAGACACGGGCGATGTGTTTGGCGGCAGTGGGGGCGATTTCGCCCAGGGCGACGTGGCGGCGGATGGAGCGCGGCAGGTCGTGGACCCGGGCCCACTTGCGGATAAACGAGATGGTCGCCTCGCCGTCGGCTTCCTCGGCGGCGGCCTTGTACGAGCCGGTGCCGCGGACGAGAGCCGCACAGGCGGCCGCTCCCCGAAGCATGTAGACGTTGTCCTCGCTGCCGACGGTGTTGGTGGCGAACCGTCGGACGGTGTCTGCGGCCTCCGCGAGGCTTTCGGGGTCGTTGGGGTCGAACTGGACGGCGCTCTCGCCGGCGACGCGTGGGTCACGGCGGATGACCGGCTCGCCGACCGGCGACTCGCGGTCGGCCGGTGGGCCTCCGTCCGGGTCTCGATTCATTGCCCTGCGGTACGGCGACCGGGATGAAAAACGTCTCGGCGCTGTGTAGCACCCCTGCCAGCGCGATGCTCCGAGCCGCGACGTGACGAAACCGCCACGGACGTTACTCGTCGCTCTCGTCGCGCTCGTCCGACATGTGTTCCCAGATTTCGGTACAGCCGCAGCCGTCCTGTACGTCGTCGAGGTGGCTGGTGTCTATCGATTCGTCGTCCGGCGTCTCTTCGAGTTGCCTACTCATCGTGAATCCTCCTCGTACAGCTCGGGAGCCACGTCCGCAGAGGTGTGCTGACGCGTCCCCTCGCGCTGTCGGTCTGTCATCGTCGCTCTGTACAACAGGCATCCGTATAAGGGACTCTTAGCCCGTAATCCCTACCCGGGCTCCCATGTTGCGGACGGTACTGCCCCTTTCTCCGACGGCACTATTCGAACGAAACCGCAAGAAGGCGGCCGAATACGTCGCCGGAACACCGTCACCGAACTTCCGGACGCTCGGCAACGGCTGTGACGGTCGACGGCCTTACCCGCACGCGGGGTCTGTCTCCGGGTATGCCGACCTCCGTCCACCAGCTCGACGACGGCGCGTGGCTCAGCGTCAACGACGCCCGCGAGGTGAACGTCAGCGACCTCTGGTGGCTCGCCCGACAGGAGTTCTGTTCCTGTGAGATGGCCGATTTCCTCGCCGAGGGGTTCGTCGAAATCGGCGTCGACCACCCGAACGTCGAGGGCCGTATCGCCGGCCAGTGTATCGACTGCGGCGAGAGCGGCGTCACCGACTGGCTGACGCTCGGCCGGGTCGTCGACCCGGACTCCGGTCGGTTCTACGCCGTCGATACCACGAGCGTCCACGTCCCGGAGCGACGACGCCGACTGGCACGCCCGCCCGAGTAGTGGCGAATACGAGAAAGCGGAGATTTTCTCCGGAAGAGGTGAGACGCGGGGAGGCTTGACGAGAGGGGGCGTGGTATATGGATGGGAGCGTAGAGTACGGATATGCCGAGCAAGGTCGAGGGCTGGAAGGACGAGGTCTACGGGACGGAAATCCGAGACCACCTCCTCCAGTTCGCCGAAGAGGGGTGGAGTTCCATCCCCGAAGACGAACGTGACGCCTGGTTCGAGCGGTTCAAATGGTGGGGACTGTACCACCAGCGGAAGGGCCAGGAGTCGTACTTCATGATGCGCATCGGGACACCGAACGGTCGCCTGACGCCCGAACAACTCCGGGTCGTCGGCGAAATCGCAAAGGAGTACGCCACCGGACCGGTCGAGAACCCCGAGTTCGGCGACGCCTACTGTGACTGGACGACCAGACAGTCCATCCAACTCCACTGGATTCAACTGCAGGATATCCCCGACATCTTCGAGAAACTGGAGGCACACGACCTCTCGACGATTCAGGCCTGCGGCGACTCCTGGCGCAACATCGTCGGCTCGCCCGTCGCGGGCCGAGACGCCGACGAACACCTCAACGCCTGGCCCGTCATTCAGGAACTCCACGAGGAGTTCAAGGGCAACGACGATTTCTCGAATCTCCCCCGGAAGTGGAAGGTTTCGGTCACCGGCGACACCCGCGGCTCCGGACAGGGCGACATCAACGACCTCGCCTTCGAACCCGCGGTCAAGGAAATCGACGGCGAGGAAGTCAAGGGCTTCAACACGCTCGTCGGCGGCGGTCTCTCCCGGAAAGAGGAGCGCTTCGCCCGCGACATCGACGTGTTCGCCCGCCCCGAGAACGTCGCCGACGTGTCGGCTGGCATCTCGGCGCTGTTCCGCGACCACGGCGACCGCGAGGACCGCTTCAACGCCCGCATCAAGTTCCTCGTCGACGAGTGGGGTCCCGAGAAACTCCGCCGCGTCCTCCAAGAGGAGTACATGGAGTACGAACTCCCCACGGCGGGGGAGAACCTCCGCGAGCAGTACAACTACAACGCCGGCAAGGCCGACGAACCCGGCGACTACATCGGCGTCCACGAACAGAACGACGGCCAGTACTTCGTCGGACTCTCCGTGCTGGTCGGCCGCCAGTCGGCCGACGACGTCATCGAACTCGCGGACCTCGCCGAGGCGTACGGTTCGGAGATGATTGGCCTCACTCAGCGTCAGAACGTCATCGTCGCCGACATCGCCGAGGAGGACCTCGATGACTTCCTCGATGAACCGCTTCTGGAGGAGTACTC contains:
- a CDS encoding nitrite/sulfite reductase: MPSKVEGWKDEVYGTEIRDHLLQFAEEGWSSIPEDERDAWFERFKWWGLYHQRKGQESYFMMRIGTPNGRLTPEQLRVVGEIAKEYATGPVENPEFGDAYCDWTTRQSIQLHWIQLQDIPDIFEKLEAHDLSTIQACGDSWRNIVGSPVAGRDADEHLNAWPVIQELHEEFKGNDDFSNLPRKWKVSVTGDTRGSGQGDINDLAFEPAVKEIDGEEVKGFNTLVGGGLSRKEERFARDIDVFARPENVADVSAGISALFRDHGDREDRFNARIKFLVDEWGPEKLRRVLQEEYMEYELPTAGENLREQYNYNAGKADEPGDYIGVHEQNDGQYFVGLSVLVGRQSADDVIELADLAEAYGSEMIGLTQRQNVIVADIAEEDLDDFLDEPLLEEYSPDPHPFMRGSIACTGTEYCSLSIVETKNRMVRYARWLKENVEVPDGVEDFHIHLSGCTASCAQPQIADISLRGMKTRKDGEPVEAFDIGLGGGLGENPQFADWVEMRVAADEIPGYIDNLLRVYESEREDGESFRDFIARHADDELNGMAEPEETSYEDPYLGNTKMTWYPYAEDTEMDAAPTPADD
- a CDS encoding MBL fold metallo-hydrolase, encoding MSDTASEIAPEALADRIESRRRVVLLDVRNREEVGEWRIEGPSIESVNVPYMKFLSAQATGGIEELVDLEESYVVVCPRGEASAEVADMLTDAGVDAVNLAGGMHGWARVYRRQRIAGDATAATVYQYHRPASGCLGYLVVSGEEAFVVDPLRVFADRYAADAEAEGASVEGVLDTHVHADHVSGLRHVAGATGATAYLSETAADRGVTYEVETVADGDRIDLGDHTVEVRSTPGHTTGAVSLLVDDLLLSGDSLFLDGAPRPDLQKGDESAPEFARTLHETLTERLAPLPDETVVAPGHVPPGTEPADDSTYTARLGDLRERLSVFSESRETFVERVLGSMGAPPANFERIIAANLGRETVADDDAFELELGPNNCAVTAD
- a CDS encoding APC family permease, with product MSTEHGVIDQRVGLLGATGLVVGNVIGIAIFVLAAPLAADTGPSVVFAMLLAGIPLVFSLLTILQLGGAIPVAGGTYVYGSRLVTPFWGFATPWMVVPGVWAGLLFTANGFAEYVGYFFQIPQEGLMYAILLVFLVINVVGIRVVAWLQMAMVAVLVAGILAFVVPGAFYVDAGNFTPPFPNGFGPFVVAVVSLHFPLRGFSMVIEIGEEIENPAENIPRVLVLSAAIGLTLMVALLAVFVGVAGWRGVDQLDAAVAAVAGRFLPAPLVGLVVAAALLGSLTSVNTTFASYSRTIMRAARDDVIPEAFATLGDRFDTPHRSVLLLGVPPILLVPVTPSPVVLSISLSLAILFAVFVGGLALWNLPKLFPQRYEYSLYRLPLPLLRVTAVGSVLSAVVLWVALLTELPWIGAVVFGWLCLGWVVFRLRVRRFRREGVDLPERMRRLHDHES
- a CDS encoding rubrerythrin family protein, yielding MDSSEFIDRVRADNETALDRLGSEKALVATTRAALDRETVLETAAEAEARAAATFETWADDEADDEARAAFAEAGDRERDHSERVSALGEVGAVNPSPDDLHEHLRGLDDTVARVGAGLVARPLVASRSLLQVINFFVNEGDNAAAETFRDLRAETDEQVETGAALLDAVCESDDDRKRAAVAAGEAIDAAYAEYADSLDSLGIDPKPVC
- a CDS encoding DUF7119 family protein, translating into MNRDPDGGPPADRESPVGEPVIRRDPRVAGESAVQFDPNDPESLAEAADTVRRFATNTVGSEDNVYMLRGAAACAALVRGTGSYKAAAEEADGEATISFIRKWARVHDLPRSIRRHVALGEIAPTAAKHIARVSGESRFLLAWAALDHDLTVREVRAIASRVNGGATVEDALAAEGIDLGVLSVSIPPDTYRELRRHAALEEVDPGDIVAEALEEYL
- a CDS encoding Sjogren's syndrome/scleroderma autoantigen 1 family protein is translated as MSDFDREAEREKLREQFERDKQKREASERMSELLLQGATMTNRHCPECHSPVFRYDGKEFCPTCQREVTEDGEFADEAGADGEAPAAAESADAQAATDEETEADDTASAEGEVDAGVERTETADTPEQEPDDDRPTETRQPTETQATEETRPAPARDRRPARVDPPARRERSATESEGGDLGEAEAALVREITNLTRRAEETRDVGRKRDLFAAAREATETLRELRLL